DNA from Xanthomonas hyacinthi:
CGAAGGCGGTGTTCATCACCAGCTCGTAGGCCTTCGGCGCGACCGCGTTGACCAGCGCGGCGAAGATGCCCAGCCGCGTCGCCACCCGGCTCGGGCGCTCGATGATCGCCTTGACCATCAGGTCCGCCGCCTCTTCCACGCTCAGCGTCGGCACGCTGTCGTACATCTTGGTCGGCGCGATCATCGGCGTCTTCACCAGCGGCATGTTGACCGTGGTGAAGCTGATGCCCTTGCCCGACAGTTCGCCCTGCGCGCAGCGGCTCCACGCGTCCAGCGCCGCCTTCGACGCGACGTAGGCGGAGAAGCGCGGCGAATTGGCCAGCACGCCGATCGAGCTGACGTTGATGATGTGGCCCTTGCGCCGCGCGGTCATGCCCGGCAGCACGCCCATGATCAGGCGCAGGCTGCCGAAGTAGTTCAGCTGCATGGTGCGCTCGAAGTCGTGGAAGCGGTCGTAGCTGAGCTCGATCGAGCGGCGGATCGAGCGGCCGGCGTTGTTGATCAGCACATCGACGTGGCCATGCGCTTCGAGCACGGTCTGGAGCAGCGCATCGCAGCCGGCCAGGTCGGACAGGTCGGCGGTATAGGCGAACACCTTGCCGCCCTTGGCGTTCATCGCATCGCGCGCGGCATGCAATTCCTGCTCGCCGCGGGCGACGATGATCGTGGTGGCGCCGGCCTCGGCCACGCGCTGCGCGGTGGCCAGGCCGATGCCCGAGGAACCGCCGGTGATCAGCACCACCTTGCCGCGCACCTTGCCCTTCAGCGTGCGGTCCACGAACAGGTCCGGATCCAGCTGCCGTTCCCAGTGGTCCCACAGGCGCCAGGCGTAATCCTGCAGCCGCGGCACGGCGATGCCGCTGCCCTTCAGCGCGCGCTCGGTCTCGCGGCTGTCGAAGCGCGTGGGATAGGTGATGAACTTCAGCACTTCGCGCGGGATGCGGAAATCGCGCAGCAGCATGCCGGTGAAGCGGCGGATCGGCGGCAGGCCGCCGACCGCGGCACGGATCCCCGCCGGCACGAAGGCGAACATCCGCGCATCCACCCGCAAGGTCATCTCCGGCGCGTGGCCGGCGCGGCAGAACACGTTGAGCACCTCGCCCACGCGCAGCGGTTCCGGGTCGGTGAGGTGGAAGGTGTGGCCGTCGAGCTTGGGCTTGTGCGCGATGTGGTCCATCGCATCGGCGACGAAATCCACCGGCACCAGGTTGATGCGTCCGCCCTCGATGCCCAGCATCGGCGCCCACGGCGGCAGCAGCTGGCGCAGTTTCTTGATCAGCGGGAAGAAATAGTACGGCCCGTCGATCTTGTCGATCGCGCCCGTGCGCGAATCGCCGACCACCATGCCCGGGCGGTAGATACGCCACTTGATCCGGGTTTCCGCGCGCACCAGCGCCTCGGCATCGTGCTTGGTGCGCAGGTAGGGATCCTCCAGGCCTTCGGCCTCTTCGAACATGTCCTCGCGGAAGATGCCCGGATACAGCCCGGCCACCGCGATCGAGCTGGTGTGATGGAAGGTGCCGGCGCCGATCTGCACGGCCAGTTCCAAGGCGTTGCGGGTGCCGTCGAGATTGGCCACGCGCTGCGCCTCGGCCTTGGCGGTGAGGTCGTACAGCGCGGCCAGGTGGAAGAAGTGCCTGACCTTGCCGCGCAGCGTCTGCCGTTGCGCTTCGTCCAGGCCGCAGCAGTCGGCGCCGACATCGCCGTGCAGCACCACCAGGCGCTTGCCGTCCCAGCCGTGCTCGCGCACCAGCGCATCGAACTTGCGTTGCGACTCCTTGCGGACCAGGACGTGGATGAGGCCTTTGCGCCGCATCAGGTTGGCCATCAGATAGCGGCCGATGAAACCGGTGGCGCCGGTAACGAAATAGGTCATGCCCAGGCATTCCTCGTTGTGCGGCCGCGGCCCCTCGCCCCGTCCTGCGCGCTAACTTGCCAGAGTGCGGCAGGCAGGACAAACGCACGCAGGGGTATGGCGCACGCGCGCTGCGTGCGGCGGCGCCGCATCGGCCGGGGACGAAACAAAGATTTGCGCCTGCCTGTTCGCGCTCAGCGCGTGCCGGGCGAGAACCGCGCCACCAGGTCGTAGGTGTCGCCGAGGAACACCTGGCGCACGAAGGTCACGGCCTGCTCGCCGCGCCAGGTCTGCCGGTCGATCAGCAGGCAGGCGGTGCCGGCCGCCACCTGCAGCCGCGCCGCCTGCGCGGGGGTGGCGCCGATCGCGCTGATGCGGTGTTCGGCGCGGGTCCACGGCACGTGCTGCAACAGCCAGCTACCGGGCACGACGACCGCGAAATCCATCTGCAGCGCTTGCGGTACCGCCACCGGGTTGATCACTCGCTCCTCCAATGCGAACGGGCGCCCGTCGGCGAAGTGCAGGCAGTGCAGCGCCAGCAGCGTGCCGGCGGCGGCGACCTCGACCTCCTGCGCCAGCGCGGCGCGCGGCGCGCGCTGGCGCCGCTCGAGCAGTTCGAAGCGATAGGCATGGCCGCGCGCGGCGACCTCGACCGGAATGTCGGGGATCTCCAGCGCCACCTGTTCCATGTGCGGATGCGGCCGCGCCACGAACGAGCCGGCGCGGCGGCGGCGCTCGATCATGCCGGCGTCGGCCAGCATCGCCAGCACCTTGTTGACCGTCATCCGCGAGCAGGCGTACTGCGCCATCAGTTCGTGCTCGAAGGGAATGCGATGACCCGGCGGCCATTCGCCGCTGCGGATACGGCCTTCGATGTCGCTGCGGATGCGGTGGTTGAGCGTCGCCGCGGGCCGGGCCTGGCTCATCGGCGCTCCTGCGCGGCGGCATGGCGGAGCCGGCTCATGCGTCCAGCAGCGCGGTCAGCGCGCGTGCATAGGTCGCGGCGACCGCGTCGCGGCGATGATGGCGGCCGTCGCGCACCAGCGCGCGGCCGTTGCGCCAGACCGAACGCACCGCGCCGCGCCGCGCGGCGAAGATCCAGCTGTCCAGCCAGGCGTCGCCGCTGCGCGCGCACAGCGCCGGATGCGCCGGATCCAGTTCGACCAGGTCGGCCTGCGCGCCCACCTGCAGGCCCTGCGCCACGCCCAGCGCCTGCGCCGCGCCCTGCGCGGCGGACTGCAGCAGGAAGCGGCCGCTGGACGCCGCGGCGTCGCTGGCGAGCACGTTGCGCCCGCGCAGCTGCAGGCGCTGGCCGTATTCGAGCAGGCGCAATTCCTCTGCCGCGTCGATCAGCACATTGGAATCGGAGCCGACGCCGAAGCGCCCGCCGGCATCGACGAATGCGCGCATCGGGAACAGCCCGTCGCCCAGATTGGCCTCGGTGATCGGGCACAGGCCGACCACCGCGCCGCTGGCAGCGATCGCCTGCACTTCGCCGGCATTGACATGGGTGGCGTGGACCAGGCACCAGCGCGCGTCCACCGGCGCGTGCGCCAGCAGCCACTGCACCGGCCGCTGCCCGCTCCAGGCCAGGCAGGCCTCGACCTCGCGGGTCTGCTCGGCGATGTGGATGTGCACCGGGCCTTCGCACAGCGGCAGCAGCGCGGCCAGCTCGTCCGGGGTGACCGCGCGCAGGCTGTGCGGGGCGATGCCCAGCACCGCGTCGTCGAGGCCGCGCAGCGCGCGGCGGCTGCCGTCGAGCAGCGCGGCGTAGCCGTCCACATCGTGGATCAGCCGCTGCTGCGCCGGATTCGGCGCGGCACCGCCGAAATCGGCATGTGCGTAGAACACCGGCAGCAGGGTCAGGCCAATGCCGCTGGTCTGCGCGGCGGCGGCCAGGCGCTGCGCCATCTCGGCGCGGTCGGCATACGGCCGGCCATCGGCGGCGTGGTGCAGGTAGTGGAATTCGCCGACGCGGGTGAAGCCGGCCTCGAGCATCTCCACGTAGGCCTGTTCGGCGATGGCTTGCATGCTGTCCGGGTCCAGCCGCTGCAGGAAGCGGTACATCAGCTCGCGCCAGCTCCAGAAACTGTCGCCGCTGCGGCCACCGACTTCGGTCAAGCCGGCCATGCCGCGCTGGAACGCGTGGCTGTGCAGGTTGCCCAGCCCGGGCACGGCGATCGCCAGCGTCTGGTCGCCGGACGCCGCGGCCACGCCGGACTGCACCGTGACGATGCACCCGCCGCGCACCTCGAGCCGCACGTCGCGCGCCCAGCCCTCCGGCAGCAGCGCCTGCGCGCACCAGAAAGCGCTGGTTGCCTCGTTCCCGCCTGCCTGTTGCTGCGCCAGGGTCTGCACTGGACACCCTCCATCGACCGCAATATTGTATATACAAAATAACCGACGAACCCGCCCGTGACCATGCCCTGCGACACGCTCTGGCACAACGCCCACCTGATGACGCTGGACGCCGAGGACGGCGGGCTGGGACAAGTCCGCGACGGCGTGGTCGCCTGCCGCGACGGCCGCATCGTCTATGCCGGCGCCGCCGCGGCGCTGCCGGCGCCGCTGGCTGCGCTGCACAGCGTCGACTGCGGCGGGCGCTGGATCGGCCCGGGCCTGATCGACTGCCACACCCACCTGGTCTACGCCGGCAACCGCGCTGGCGAGTTCGAACAGCGCCTGCTCGGCGCCAGCTACGCCGACATCGCCCGCGCCGGCGGCGGCATCGTCGCCACCGTGCGCGCCACCCGCGCCGCCGACGAGGCCGCGCTGCTCGCCGCCAGCCTGCCGCGGCTGGACGCGCTGCTGGCCGAGGGCGTGACCACGGTGGAGATCAAGTCCGGCTACGGGCTGACCCTGGACGACGAACTGCGCCTGCTGCGGGTGGCGCGGCGCCTGGGCGAACTGCGCCCGGTGGCGGTGGCGCCAACCTTCCTCGGCGCACACGCGGTGCCGCCCGGCGCCGACGCGCAGACCTACATCGACGAAGTCTGCGAACGCATGATCCCGGAGGTCGCCGCGCAGGGCCTGGCCGAGGCCGTGGACGTGTTCTGCGAGCACCTGGCCTTCAGCCCGGCGCAGACCGAGCAGGTGTTCCAGGCCGCGCAGCGGCATGGCCTGGCGCTGAAGATCCATGCCGAGCAGCTATCCAACCAGGGCGGCGCGGCACTGGCGGCGCGCTACGGCGCGCGCTCGGCCGACCACGTCGAGTACCTGGACGCCGCCGGCGTCGCCGCGATGGCCGCCGCCGGCACCGTGGCGGTGCTGCTGCCGGGCGCGTTCTACTTCACCCGCGACACGCAGCTGCCGCCGATCGCCGCGCTGCGCGCCGCCGGCGTGCCGCGTGCGCTGGCCACCGACTGCAATCCCGGCACCTCGCCGCTGACCAGCCCGCTGCTGGCGATGAACCTGGCGGCGACGCTGTTCCGCATGAGCGTGGCCGAATGCATCGCCGGCTTCACCCGCGAAGCGGCACGCGCGCTCGGACGCCATGAGCAGGTCGGCCGGCTGCGCGCCGGGCTGCACTGCGACCTGGCGATCTGGGACATCGAAGAACCGGCCGAACTGGTCTACCGCATGGGCTTCAACCCGCTGCATGCGCGCATCTGGAGGGGACAATGCGCAACGAGATCGTGCTGCGCCCGGGCGCAGTAAGCCTGGCGCAGTGGCGCGCCGTG
Protein-coding regions in this window:
- the hutI gene encoding imidazolonepropionase translates to MPCDTLWHNAHLMTLDAEDGGLGQVRDGVVACRDGRIVYAGAAAALPAPLAALHSVDCGGRWIGPGLIDCHTHLVYAGNRAGEFEQRLLGASYADIARAGGGIVATVRATRAADEAALLAASLPRLDALLAEGVTTVEIKSGYGLTLDDELRLLRVARRLGELRPVAVAPTFLGAHAVPPGADAQTYIDEVCERMIPEVAAQGLAEAVDVFCEHLAFSPAQTEQVFQAAQRHGLALKIHAEQLSNQGGAALAARYGARSADHVEYLDAAGVAAMAAAGTVAVLLPGAFYFTRDTQLPPIAALRAAGVPRALATDCNPGTSPLTSPLLAMNLAATLFRMSVAECIAGFTREAARALGRHEQVGRLRAGLHCDLAIWDIEEPAELVYRMGFNPLHARIWRGQCATRSCCARAQ
- a CDS encoding SDR family oxidoreductase, which gives rise to MTYFVTGATGFIGRYLMANLMRRKGLIHVLVRKESQRKFDALVREHGWDGKRLVVLHGDVGADCCGLDEAQRQTLRGKVRHFFHLAALYDLTAKAEAQRVANLDGTRNALELAVQIGAGTFHHTSSIAVAGLYPGIFREDMFEEAEGLEDPYLRTKHDAEALVRAETRIKWRIYRPGMVVGDSRTGAIDKIDGPYYFFPLIKKLRQLLPPWAPMLGIEGGRINLVPVDFVADAMDHIAHKPKLDGHTFHLTDPEPLRVGEVLNVFCRAGHAPEMTLRVDARMFAFVPAGIRAAVGGLPPIRRFTGMLLRDFRIPREVLKFITYPTRFDSRETERALKGSGIAVPRLQDYAWRLWDHWERQLDPDLFVDRTLKGKVRGKVVLITGGSSGIGLATAQRVAEAGATTIIVARGEQELHAARDAMNAKGGKVFAYTADLSDLAGCDALLQTVLEAHGHVDVLINNAGRSIRRSIELSYDRFHDFERTMQLNYFGSLRLIMGVLPGMTARRKGHIINVSSIGVLANSPRFSAYVASKAALDAWSRCAQGELSGKGISFTTVNMPLVKTPMIAPTKMYDSVPTLSVEEAADLMVKAIIERPSRVATRLGIFAALVNAVAPKAYELVMNTAFELFPDSAAAKGDRKALRETRPSQEQIAFAALMRGMHW
- the hutC gene encoding histidine utilization repressor, with amino-acid sequence MSQARPAATLNHRIRSDIEGRIRSGEWPPGHRIPFEHELMAQYACSRMTVNKVLAMLADAGMIERRRRAGSFVARPHPHMEQVALEIPDIPVEVAARGHAYRFELLERRQRAPRAALAQEVEVAAAGTLLALHCLHFADGRPFALEERVINPVAVPQALQMDFAVVVPGSWLLQHVPWTRAEHRISAIGATPAQAARLQVAAGTACLLIDRQTWRGEQAVTFVRQVFLGDTYDLVARFSPGTR
- a CDS encoding formimidoylglutamate deiminase; the encoded protein is MQTLAQQQAGGNEATSAFWCAQALLPEGWARDVRLEVRGGCIVTVQSGVAAASGDQTLAIAVPGLGNLHSHAFQRGMAGLTEVGGRSGDSFWSWRELMYRFLQRLDPDSMQAIAEQAYVEMLEAGFTRVGEFHYLHHAADGRPYADRAEMAQRLAAAAQTSGIGLTLLPVFYAHADFGGAAPNPAQQRLIHDVDGYAALLDGSRRALRGLDDAVLGIAPHSLRAVTPDELAALLPLCEGPVHIHIAEQTREVEACLAWSGQRPVQWLLAHAPVDARWCLVHATHVNAGEVQAIAASGAVVGLCPITEANLGDGLFPMRAFVDAGGRFGVGSDSNVLIDAAEELRLLEYGQRLQLRGRNVLASDAAASSGRFLLQSAAQGAAQALGVAQGLQVGAQADLVELDPAHPALCARSGDAWLDSWIFAARRGAVRSVWRNGRALVRDGRHHRRDAVAATYARALTALLDA